In one Lolium rigidum isolate FL_2022 chromosome 3, APGP_CSIRO_Lrig_0.1, whole genome shotgun sequence genomic region, the following are encoded:
- the LOC124704454 gene encoding transcription factor PHYTOCHROME INTERACTING FACTOR-LIKE 13-like isoform X1: MDGNGRSAAYQKKPLSAETDLVELLWHNGGVVAQPQTHPRPAANPCGGQSASGLTGEETAAWFGDVDGLENEMYAQLWHSIADGPAPLPCPPPPPHPAARPPMRSGIGSSWTGGGGDIGSTFCGSSQVPEVPAEGREEGSAALPSEGTRGTSTRDCTATYTGTGTSSSGGSGSNFGGSGLPSESGHAHKRKGRGRDESASRSEKLQDVEYEATEETKSSRRHGSKRRSRAAEVHNQSERRRRDRINEKMRSLQELIPHCNKADKASILDEAIEYLKSLQMQVQIMWMTTGMAPMMFPGAHQFMPPMAVGMNSACMPAAQGLNQMARVPYMNHSMSNHIPMNSSGAMNPMYVANQMQNIHLREASNHFLCPDGGQAAAPQVAGPYAYAPHVAPQNGIPEVPDSTVVPTCGPGQPPTSDGS; this comes from the exons ATGGACGGCAATGGAAGATCGGCGGCGTACCAGAAGAAGCCTCTCAG CGCGGAAACCGATCTCGTGGAGCTGCTATGGCACAACGGCGGGGTCGTGGCGCAGCCGCAGACGCACCCGAGGCCGGCGGCGAACCCCTGCGGCGGCCAGAGCGCCAGCGGCCTCACCGGCGAGGAGACCGCCGCGTGGTTCGGCGACGTCGACGGGCTGGAGAACGAGATGTACGCGCAGCTCTGGCACAGCATTGCGGACGGACCCGCCCCGCTCCcgtgccctccgccgccgccgcacccggCGGCGAGGCCGCCGATGAGGAGCGGCATCGGCTCCAGCtggacgggcggcggcggcgacatcgGCTCGACCTTCTGCGGCAGCAGCCAGGTCCCGGAGGTGCCGGCGGAGGGCAGGGAGGAGGGGAGCGCCGCGCTGCCGTCCGAGGGCACGCGCGGGACGAGCACGCGCGACTGCACTGCCACCTATACCGGCACCGGCACGTCGTCGTCCGGTGGGTCAGGGAGCAACTTTGGGGGCTCCGGCTTGCCGAGTGAGAGCGGCCATGCCCACAAGAGGAAGGGGAGGGGTAGAGACGAGTCTGCCAGCCGCAGCGAG AAATTGCAGGATGTTGAGTATGAAGCGACTGAAGAGACGAAATCATCTAGGCGACACGGGTCGAAGCGGAGGAGCAGGGCAGCTGAAGTTCACAACCAATCAGAGAGA AGAAGAAGAGACCGGATCAATGAAAAGATGCGCTCATTACAAGAACTCATACCCCACTGCAACAAG GCCGACAAAGCATCAATACTAGACGAGGCAATCGAGTACTTGAAGTCCCTCCAAATGCAAGTTCAG ATTATGTGGATGACTACAGGGATGGCGCCAATGATGTTTCCTGGTGCTCACCAGTTCATGCCACCGATGGCTGTGGGAATGAATTCGGCATGCATGCCTGCGGCACAGGGTCTAAATCAGATGGCAAGAGTGCCATACATGAACCATTCCATGTCAAATCACATCCCTATGAACTCATCTGGAGCAATGAACCCTATGTATGTTGCAAACCAGATGCAAAACATTCACCTGAGGGAGGCAAGTAATCACTTCCTTTGCCCAGATGGTGGGCAAGCAGCGGCACCTCAG GTAGCAGGACCATATGCTTATGCACCACATGTAGCACCACAAAACGGCATACCGGAAGTCCCAGATAGTACTGTTGTGCCAACTTGTGGGCCTGGACAACCACCTACCTCTGATGGAAGTTAG
- the LOC124704454 gene encoding transcription factor PHYTOCHROME INTERACTING FACTOR-LIKE 13-like isoform X2 codes for MDGNGRSAAYQKKPLSAETDLVELLWHNGGVVAQPQTHPRPAANPCGGQSASGLTGEETAAWFGDVDGLENEMYAQLWHSIADGPAPLPCPPPPPHPAARPPMRSGIGSSWTGGGGDIGSTFCGSSQVPEVPAEGREEGSAALPSEGTRGTSTRDCTATYTGTGTSSSGGSGSNFGGSGLPSESGHAHKRKGRGRDESASRSEDVEYEATEETKSSRRHGSKRRSRAAEVHNQSERRRRDRINEKMRSLQELIPHCNKADKASILDEAIEYLKSLQMQVQIMWMTTGMAPMMFPGAHQFMPPMAVGMNSACMPAAQGLNQMARVPYMNHSMSNHIPMNSSGAMNPMYVANQMQNIHLREASNHFLCPDGGQAAAPQVAGPYAYAPHVAPQNGIPEVPDSTVVPTCGPGQPPTSDGS; via the exons ATGGACGGCAATGGAAGATCGGCGGCGTACCAGAAGAAGCCTCTCAG CGCGGAAACCGATCTCGTGGAGCTGCTATGGCACAACGGCGGGGTCGTGGCGCAGCCGCAGACGCACCCGAGGCCGGCGGCGAACCCCTGCGGCGGCCAGAGCGCCAGCGGCCTCACCGGCGAGGAGACCGCCGCGTGGTTCGGCGACGTCGACGGGCTGGAGAACGAGATGTACGCGCAGCTCTGGCACAGCATTGCGGACGGACCCGCCCCGCTCCcgtgccctccgccgccgccgcacccggCGGCGAGGCCGCCGATGAGGAGCGGCATCGGCTCCAGCtggacgggcggcggcggcgacatcgGCTCGACCTTCTGCGGCAGCAGCCAGGTCCCGGAGGTGCCGGCGGAGGGCAGGGAGGAGGGGAGCGCCGCGCTGCCGTCCGAGGGCACGCGCGGGACGAGCACGCGCGACTGCACTGCCACCTATACCGGCACCGGCACGTCGTCGTCCGGTGGGTCAGGGAGCAACTTTGGGGGCTCCGGCTTGCCGAGTGAGAGCGGCCATGCCCACAAGAGGAAGGGGAGGGGTAGAGACGAGTCTGCCAGCCGCAGCGAG GATGTTGAGTATGAAGCGACTGAAGAGACGAAATCATCTAGGCGACACGGGTCGAAGCGGAGGAGCAGGGCAGCTGAAGTTCACAACCAATCAGAGAGA AGAAGAAGAGACCGGATCAATGAAAAGATGCGCTCATTACAAGAACTCATACCCCACTGCAACAAG GCCGACAAAGCATCAATACTAGACGAGGCAATCGAGTACTTGAAGTCCCTCCAAATGCAAGTTCAG ATTATGTGGATGACTACAGGGATGGCGCCAATGATGTTTCCTGGTGCTCACCAGTTCATGCCACCGATGGCTGTGGGAATGAATTCGGCATGCATGCCTGCGGCACAGGGTCTAAATCAGATGGCAAGAGTGCCATACATGAACCATTCCATGTCAAATCACATCCCTATGAACTCATCTGGAGCAATGAACCCTATGTATGTTGCAAACCAGATGCAAAACATTCACCTGAGGGAGGCAAGTAATCACTTCCTTTGCCCAGATGGTGGGCAAGCAGCGGCACCTCAG GTAGCAGGACCATATGCTTATGCACCACATGTAGCACCACAAAACGGCATACCGGAAGTCCCAGATAGTACTGTTGTGCCAACTTGTGGGCCTGGACAACCACCTACCTCTGATGGAAGTTAG
- the LOC124704454 gene encoding transcription factor PHYTOCHROME INTERACTING FACTOR-LIKE 13-like isoform X3 — translation MDGNGRSAAYQKKPLSAETDLVELLWHNGGVVAQPQTHPRPAANPCGGQSASGLTGEETAAWFGDVDGLENEMYAQLWHSIADGPAPLPCPPPPPHPAARPPMRSGIGSSWTGGGGDIGSTFCGSSQVPEVPAEGREEGSAALPSEGTRGTSTRDCTATYTGTGTSSSGGSGSNFGGSGLPSESGHAHKRKGRGRDESASRSEKLQDVEYEATEETKSSRRHGSKRRSRAAEVHNQSERRRRDRINEKMRSLQELIPHCNKADKASILDEAIEYLKSLQMQVQIMWMTTGMAPMMFPGAHQFMPPMAVGMNSACMPAAQGLNQMARVPYMNHSMSNHIPMNSSGAMNPMYVANQMQNIHLREASNHFLCPDGGQAAAPQISIICR, via the exons ATGGACGGCAATGGAAGATCGGCGGCGTACCAGAAGAAGCCTCTCAG CGCGGAAACCGATCTCGTGGAGCTGCTATGGCACAACGGCGGGGTCGTGGCGCAGCCGCAGACGCACCCGAGGCCGGCGGCGAACCCCTGCGGCGGCCAGAGCGCCAGCGGCCTCACCGGCGAGGAGACCGCCGCGTGGTTCGGCGACGTCGACGGGCTGGAGAACGAGATGTACGCGCAGCTCTGGCACAGCATTGCGGACGGACCCGCCCCGCTCCcgtgccctccgccgccgccgcacccggCGGCGAGGCCGCCGATGAGGAGCGGCATCGGCTCCAGCtggacgggcggcggcggcgacatcgGCTCGACCTTCTGCGGCAGCAGCCAGGTCCCGGAGGTGCCGGCGGAGGGCAGGGAGGAGGGGAGCGCCGCGCTGCCGTCCGAGGGCACGCGCGGGACGAGCACGCGCGACTGCACTGCCACCTATACCGGCACCGGCACGTCGTCGTCCGGTGGGTCAGGGAGCAACTTTGGGGGCTCCGGCTTGCCGAGTGAGAGCGGCCATGCCCACAAGAGGAAGGGGAGGGGTAGAGACGAGTCTGCCAGCCGCAGCGAG AAATTGCAGGATGTTGAGTATGAAGCGACTGAAGAGACGAAATCATCTAGGCGACACGGGTCGAAGCGGAGGAGCAGGGCAGCTGAAGTTCACAACCAATCAGAGAGA AGAAGAAGAGACCGGATCAATGAAAAGATGCGCTCATTACAAGAACTCATACCCCACTGCAACAAG GCCGACAAAGCATCAATACTAGACGAGGCAATCGAGTACTTGAAGTCCCTCCAAATGCAAGTTCAG ATTATGTGGATGACTACAGGGATGGCGCCAATGATGTTTCCTGGTGCTCACCAGTTCATGCCACCGATGGCTGTGGGAATGAATTCGGCATGCATGCCTGCGGCACAGGGTCTAAATCAGATGGCAAGAGTGCCATACATGAACCATTCCATGTCAAATCACATCCCTATGAACTCATCTGGAGCAATGAACCCTATGTATGTTGCAAACCAGATGCAAAACATTCACCTGAGGGAGGCAAGTAATCACTTCCTTTGCCCAGATGGTGGGCAAGCAGCGGCACCTCAG ATATCAATTATTTGCAGGTAG